The following proteins are co-located in the Paralichthys olivaceus isolate ysfri-2021 chromosome 2, ASM2471397v2, whole genome shotgun sequence genome:
- the mfap2 gene encoding microfibrillar-associated protein 2 translates to MRVLLLICMPVLLLAQAQYQEPFSFLEDYGPDYIPGGPDSENSDSLPGTYQQQVRLEPVVRPEKPGSEFETEPTEPGPLDCREEQYPCTRLYSVHKPCKQCLNSLCFYSLRRVYVINKEVCVRTVCAHEELLRADLCRDQFSRCGVAALSGQCASLGGTCGKSCGGC, encoded by the exons ATGAGAGTCCTCCTGCTAATCTGCATGCCAG TTCTGCTGCTCGCCCAGGCTCAGTACCAggaaccattttcttttttgg AGGACTATGGGCCAGATTATAttccag GGGGTCCAGATTCTGAAAATTCAGACTCTCTTCCCGGAACCTACCAGCAGCAGGTCAGACTGGAGCCTGTGGTTCGTCCAGAAAAACCAG GCTCTGAGTTTGAGACGGAGCCCACGGAGCCAGGCCCTCTTG AttgcagagaggagcagtatcCCTGCACCCGACTCTACTCTGTTCACAAGCCATGCAAGCAGTGCCTCAACAGCCTCTGCTTCTACAg tttgagaCGAGTGTACGTCATCAACAAGGAGGTCTGCGTgaggactgtgtgtgcacatgaagaGCTGCTCAGAG CGGACCTGTGTCGTGACCAGTTCTCTCGCTGTGGCGTGGCAGCGCTGAGCGGACAGTGTGCATCACTAGGAGGAACCTGTGGAAAGAGCTGCGGTGGCTGCTGA
- the sdhb gene encoding succinate dehydrogenase [ubiquinone] iron-sulfur subunit, mitochondrial — protein sequence MQHNENRRLSDLDPVSPGSKLDPLPHATDADTLGEFVFKPGTSVQECHRQYVEDCVSPAPPGWSVVRENKRRGESGGAAAGDAGIAGGGGRGQTSSKMAAVCFTSLSRCGVVASRSPAGLVAVRYAQTAAAPAAQPRIKKFQVYRWDPDTSGDKPRMQTYEIDLNTCGPMILDALIKIKNEMDSTLTFRRSCREGICGSCAMNINGGNTLACLNKIDTNLSKPTKIYPLPHMYVVKDLVPDMSNFYAQYKSIEPYLKKKDESMEGKEQYLQTVEDRQKLDGLYECILCACCSTSCPSYWWNGDKYLGPAVLMQAYRWMIDSRDEFTEERLSKLQDPFSLYRCHTIMNCTKTCPKGLNPGKAIAEIKKMMATYKEKKAAVA from the exons atgcaacacaatgaaaacaggaGGCTCAGTGACCTCGACCCAGTTTCACCTGGAAGCAAACTGGATCCACTTCCACACGCGACTGACGCGGATACACTGGGTGAGTTCGTTTTCAAACCCGGGACATCGGTGCAGGAGTGTCACAGACAGTATGTGGAGGATTGTGTCTCCCCTGCACCGCCCGGCTGGTCTGTGGTGAGAGAAAACAAGCGCCGCGGTGAGAGCGGTGGCGCAGCCGCGGGGGATGCTGGGATAGCAGGCGGCGGAGGAAGAGGTCAGACAAGCTCCAAAATGGCGGCGGTTTGTTTCACGTCCTTGAGCCGCTGTGGCGTTGTGGCGTCTCGCTCCCCCGCAGGACTGGTG GCGGTGCGGTACGCccaaacagcagctgctccagcCGCTCAGCCCAGAATAAAGAAGTTCCAGGTGTACAGATGGGACCCAGACACTTCAGGAGACAAACCCCGCATGCAGACCTACGAGATAGACCTCAACAC TTGTGGTCCAATGATTCTTGATGCACTGATCAAGATCAAGAATGAGATGGACTCCACTCTGACCTTCCGCCGCTCCTGCAGAGAAG GTATTTGTGGGTCCTGTGCAATGAACATAAATGGAGGAAATACACTCGCTTGTCTTAACAAGATTGACACCAACCTTAGCAAGCCAACCAAGATTTACCCTCTGCCACATATGTATGTGGTCAAAGACCTGGTACCT gatATGAGTAACTTCTACGCCCAGTACAAGTCTATTGAACCCTACCTGAAGAAGAAGGATGAGTCAATGGAGGGGAAAGAGCAGTACCTGCAGACTgtggaggacagacagaaactG GACGGCCTGTATGAATGTATCCTGTGTGCCTGCTGCAGCACGAGCTGCCCAAGTTACTGGTGGAATGGTGACAAGTACCTTGGACCTGCTGTGCtgatgcag GCGTATCGATGGATGATTGATTCACGAGACGAGTTCACAGAGGAGCGTCTGTCCAAGCTGCAGGATCCTTTCTCTCTCTACCGCTGCCACACTATCATGAACTGCACCAAGACCTGCCCCAAG gGGTTGAACCCAGGAAAAGCCATTGCTGAGATCAAGAAGATGATGGCCACATACAAGGAGAAGAAGGCTGCTGTCGCTTGA
- the mrpl20 gene encoding large ribosomal subunit protein bL20m, with the protein MVFLTLSCWIRSRGPDRYWKVQEVLKHARHFRGRKNRCYSLAVRAVRRAFVYATKARRLKKRNMRTLWISRIAAASREHGMKYPALMHNLTKTSVQLNRHVISDLAITEPRSFLSLAKLAQARQQEGFCAALGDGKEPPGVFSRIVLLQ; encoded by the exons ATGGTGTTCCTCACGCTGTCTTGTTGGATCAGGAGCCGCGGGCCCGACAGATACTGGAAAGTTCAGGAAGTTCTCAAGCACGCGCGG CACTTCAGGGGCAGAAAGAACCGCTGCTACAGTCTGGCCGTGCGGGCCGTCAGGAGAGCTTTCGTCTACGCCACCAAAGCGAGGAGGCTGAAGAAACGCAACATGAGGACG CTGTGGATTTCACGCATTGCAGCGGCATCACGAGAGCACGGCATGAAGTATCCTGCTCTCATGCACAACCTTACAAAG ACCAGCGTTCAGCTGAACCGACATGTTATCAGTGATCTGGCCATCACAGAACCTCGGTCTTTCCTCTCACTCGCTAAGCTGGCACAGGCTCGGCAACAGGAAGGCTTCTGTGCAGCGCTGGGTGACGGCAAAGAACCTCCTGGTGTCTTCTCCCGAATTGTTTTATTACAATAA